From the Helianthus annuus cultivar XRQ/B chromosome 17, HanXRQr2.0-SUNRISE, whole genome shotgun sequence genome, the window ttattttggtttaaattgctttTTGGGCATGAATGTTGATATGCTactgatatattaacatattttgagcataataatgattaagacctgtttatagcttgtccggttacccgttacgcatttacgcgttcggatcggtttacgtaactagtttatgtaaaatagccgaaacgggctgaACCTTGTCATTAAAagctcattttccagaatgtgtttagtttacccatattatacaagtatccaagcttgtcgggtctaaatcacattctatcccggtctcCGTCTAATCTACCGGATAGAtccgtaaggtttccttctagctagccggtctaagtctttgacttaagtaaagacccgttagcatcctaatagataaattaaaccttctatacatattaatagcttccggtaaaaagtgCCTTTCAAGAATCTTAGGAACTTTACTGCTACCACCAGgtaacttttaacttattttccctatacgggcttgggatacggtatattaataccgcttggtcgggtatgggattatttgtCGGATtatgatttaataaatccgcatgaCCCGTTAtaatctgtattatttgataacataaacatttgggggttaacgaccgtgtactggatatcctcggctcatttaaattattaatggccacgaccatgcacggggtgcaggcatgcacctgacagatgcaaatgctaaatattaaattacccacaagttggggataactcctctgtgggttctataagtggtgagtcagttaatcatgtccggcttccaAATCGGCCCCACTTGTATGACAAATAAGTAAAGCTGTATACAAGATCTTaataaagattgtcccaagttataaagaatttgtgccatgtgcatctaaatcaattttcttaaatgttttcaaaatgagtcagttaaattgtatttaccagtgtatactgacgtattttcctaaagattgaattgacaggtacttctcgaaataggctggagctatataGGGTGTTATAGAGGATGTTGCAAATCCCAatagatacctgaagtctgtagtttttgtttccttgtactttatgatccgcatgtggatcttattacattccagtctgtattattCATGTTCTCGAATatcgacagacagtatggtttgtaatagtttatttacccagccttccgctgtgctatattattgtgtgtgttgacaatgatgatatcaactacgtcacgatactccccgccgggcccaccgctaatacgtggaatattggggtgtgacaggttggtattagagccaacattgagtgaattaaacactaaccttttgtgtttaatctcaatgacacaataagcacattccttagactctcgagtctaggcaaatgacctaggatGTATGTTTATCTTTCCTTTGCTGCtattatgttttgttttatttttgtttcttGTTTCAACAGGAAGCTTACCATCATGCCTCCAAGAGTAAGAGGACGAGGCAAGGGTCCCATGCGTGGGGGACTGTCGTCAGCAGGACCATCACACAGACGCACTCCATCGGCGTCCTTTTCCACCTCCGACTCTCACGATATGTGGGGTCAACCTTACGAGCCGGCAAGACACTCAGTCTCGCTAAGCTCATCGCCTTCTTTTCATCCTTCTTTCGGGTCGTTTGCTCCAGACGAGCCCGAACACTCTCATCACTCCCAACAATCTCACCATTCGCATGAATCTTACCCACCACATAACTCTTTGCAATCTCATTCGTTTCTTCATTCCGAATCCCCCTACTCTCCGAGACAGTTCAACCCAGCAGATTATGTTAACGACTTTCTTGGCTATAACCCATTGGGCCCTGAGGACCATTTCTCTCAGGAAATGGAGATGGATGATGACCCCGACCCGGAGATGCAAACAGGAACCCCGGGCCACCCCATCAGCATATCTAGTGGGTCTCCGTTTCAGGGATCCCCATACCGTGGACCCGACTCTTTCCAAGAGAGGATGGGTACCTATGATTGGTATTTTACCCCGTCATCTCATAGCTCTCCAGCCCAACCACCGTTGGAAGATCCTCAACTCCAAGctgtctcaccaccaccacttccgGTGGAGGAGCCACTGCAGCAGCCACCACAGCCACCTCCCGAGCCTCCAAGGCGAAGGAGGAACGCACgcatgtccgtgcgaggaggaccCCGTTTCAGTTCTCCTCGAGGTTCGAGTTCCTATCCCCCTATTCCAGAGGACCCCCAGTTGGGTGGACCCTCAAACGCGGCACCAAAGGCTAATCCTCCACAAGCTTCTTATGCACCACATCAGCCGCctgtgggttttgataacccCATCCCGACGTACCCAGGTTCTTCCGGGTACAATCCTTATGGAGACCCGTCGGGGTATCCATCGGGATACAGAACTCACGACCCATATCTTACGGCTGCGCAGTATCATCACCTTTATCCTTCTTCTTACCCTCATATGCTTCCAGCTGAATACCCGATTCAGGGTTATCAGTATCCTCCGTACCAGCCACCTCCTCCTCAGCAGCTACAGCCGCAGCAACAAACTAAGGAAATCTTAGAGAGGTTGGATAAGGTCGAGCATAAGACTAAGAAGAACAAGGAAAGGCATAATAGCTTCATGAAAGGTCTTGCGAACCTTATATAGGGGAAGAAGAAGTAGAGggttgttttgtttcttgtttatTTGTAACcttgtccctgcgaggacatttgtttGATTTCAgtatcaagtccctgcgtggacttattttACTTTCTGTATGCCCCTGCGCGGGTAGTTTGTCTTTTcctaagtcccgtttagggcagttgTATTTGTTTTTCATCGTAATGGAGTTTTAACTTTGGTTTTAATTGTGTATTTTATTTACACCATGTTATCTCTtttcaatttataattgatctgccaaagaaactcttaaaggtataacctagccaaagtaTTAATTGGCTATGATGGTATAACCTTTTTAAGAGagcaaatctctgttaacatctgaaaacatgttaacattcccaGCGGTGCGGTACGAGAAACCACACAAGCTTCCAAAAAGTACTTGGATGGTTCCAAGTCACATAAAGCCAAAATGATCAATGCGAATCATGGCTAGTAAACATCAGTGTGATGTATACACCAAGACATCCATTTGAAATGTATGCTTTAAGCAAAGGTGTAAAATGACAATGAAAGTACAatttataaacttcttgtcaaaaaggcgATGAACTTTGTTCAGACCTTAAAAGATCACTGATCTTTGAGATCGTTAGTTAGAATCTCGACTCGTCCTTGTGACAAGCTTTTTAAAGCTATTTTTAATGTCCTTCAAGACAAGTTTAATGATAAGTAAAATGTCTTTtatgacattgacagttgtgaAATTTCTATCTTTCCCCTGTCCAATAGTGTATAGAATAATGTATTCTATTAACTTTTAATTATGACTTGAAATGGTCtaaatggtttaataataccatcaCCCTTGGATCATCAATGCGATGAATTTATAtgtaatttaaattattattattgtctATATTATAGCATTCAGAAATGGCTGGCTCAGACGAAGCAAACAGTCATCTAGCAGAGGGCAACACCCGAATAAATATTACTGGTGCCGAACTGCAAGCCCTAATCACCGCGGCAATTTCTCAAGCGGTAGAGGCTAAATTTAAAGAGCTCAGTGTTGTTCGGTGTCAAACTCTTTCGAAAACCCATTCTCAACCACACACTCACAGGAAAAGTGAGCCCCTGCACTCGTCTAACCAGGGTAGTGTACCCAAGAAGCAGGTTGTTCCTGAGCCTACCCTTAGGCACGCCAAGGGTTGTACCTACAAATATTTTCTTTCCTGTAAGCCAAGAGACTTTACTGGAGAGAAAGGGGCAATAGACTGTATGaagtggttagatgagatggaaaCGGTGATAGATATTAGCGGTTGCGCTAAAGAGGACGTGGTTATGTTTGTCTCCCAATCTTTTAAGGGCGACGCCCTTACATGGTGGAAAGCACTTGTACAATCCACCGGGAAGGTTCATCTGTATAATCTTTCATGGGAAAAGTTTGTTGATCTGGTTAAGGACACTTATTGTCCTCAGCACAAAGTAGAGCGCGTAGAGACTGATTTTCTCACCCTTGTGATGAAGGATCTAGAttgtagatcctatgtgactagTTTCAATTCCATGTCGAAGCTAGTACCGTATCTAGTCACACCAGAGCCCAAGCGCATCGCGCATTTTATTGGTGGTTTGGCCCCTGAAGTTAAGGGGAATGTCAAGGCTTCAAAGCCAACAACCTACAGATCCGCTGTGGATCTATCTTTATCCCTCACTTTGGATATTGTGAGGAGTAGGGCGAAGAAGAATTCTGAAGAGGGGAAAAGGAAGAGAGAGGATGATCAGTCCTCTCAGTCGAACAAGAAAGGAAAGGGGAACTCTGGTTCCAAGAATGGGCGAACTGGTGATAAGCCCAGGTGCAAGACTTGCCACAAGAGGCATTTTGGCAAGTGCAACCGGGACCCACAAGCCAAACCGTGTGGGATCTGCAAGAAGAAAGGGCAAAAGTCTGTTGAGTGCCGTAACattaaggatgcaacctgttacggttgcaatgaaaaggggcatatcaagaccaattgccccaagaatgcgaagaagcctgaagaggctaaGAAGGGTAATGCCCGAGTGTTTCAGATGCAAGCGCGGGAAGCGGTGACCGATGATAACGTCATAACAGATACCTTCCTCGTCAATAATAtttatgctagagtcttatttgattccggtgctgataagtctttcgtagatcataagttttgtaagttgttgaatttgcctattaagactctagacataaaatatgaggtagaacttgctgatggtaccttagaatcatcttcaactcttcttgatggatgctccatatccattaagaaccattctatCCCGCTGTCCCTcctgccaatgaaattggctggttttgatatagttttaggcatggattggttatcgcataaccaagcccaaattgcctgtgATAAAAAGCTTATTATTATCAAAACCCCCTCCGGTGAATCAGTCACTATCCAAGGAGACACACTGTATGGGTTGCCCAGTAACATGTCTATCCTTAGAGTATCCCAGTGTTTGAAGGgtggatgtgtcatttacatggcacaagtgaccgTGAATGAtccaaagccgaagattgaggacaTTCCAATTATTTCAGAGTAttctgatgtctttcctgacgaattacctggattacctcctgagaggcaagtggaattcagaatagacaTCCTTCCAGGATCTGTGCCTATTGCACGAGCTCCGTATCGTCTCACGCCTACCGAGATGAAAGAGCTCAGAACTCATCTGGATGAGTTATTGGAAAAAGGTTTCATTCAgcccagctcttcgccttggggagctccaatcctgtttgtgaaaaagaaggatggatcaatgcgcttatgcattgattaccgtgaactgaataaggtaacgatcaagaatcgttatcctttacccaggatcgatgacttgttcgatcaactccaaggagcgagttatttctcaaagatagatttgagatctgggtatcatcaacttaaaGTTCGAACTGAAGATGTTCCGAAGACGGCATTCAGAACGAGATATGGACActtcgagttcttagtgatgccttttgggctcactaatgcgcctgcagcattcatggacctcatgaatagagtctgtaagtcccgtttaaccggatctttcaatgatatcaaacaacaccaagtttgtgcggaatccaaacttgatgtgattcaagaacaaatcgaaaaatatgaaaagCAAGAACAAaaaccgaatcacctttaaacacttgcacacgattctattacttgaaaagcaaaaccgtctggtacaagtATTCACCACCAAATCGCCTCTCTCTCTAGGAAAATTGTAACTGTGAAgatccaaccctaaaacaagttagaaacttgtttatatacatacctaagcccaagtccctacatgggctccccttgggcctgcttggcccacatggcctaaagcatggcccaagtgacctataaaggtccacaacctaatacaaactaacccggtacgacccagtttgtaaccatagcccgttgtgctaatttgatgcgtcagtctcacactttagggcctaacaatctccccctagactgatgccatcaaattgtcttcataacttgaattcagcaacgtcttcaacgaaatctatggtcatcgctatgctgcagatgttgtggaagttcttgacttctgaactctcagcactgggtctctttcttcagctcttgtggttagcttcatatcaggatctcgatcagctttgcttgaaaatctttgtcaaaaagaatgtgagaggaggattctcagcagctcttttcttcttcagtctttgtccttcaagcaggttcacggtacttcttcaaatgcactttcattgtcagacggcgtctcgtatccggttcttctgactcaggtacatcttgttgttgtgatgcttttggcttcttcagcaactaacagcatctcagtcttcatcaacccctgttcttgattgaaatcaagttctgcacatgctcacaaactcataagcaaacatttcttatgcaacagggagagtaccatatgaacactaggtacatgaaatttcacgatttaaattcttttaactttagatgatcagtcaaatcttcaagaacggttacattttttaattttaagagaaacaaataaacacactatttttggatttttgaaatttttctattttttttaatttttttaatttttaagaactaaaacaaataaaaactcaaaatataaacaactaccataatatacaattacaattgcaatgggatcaaaattcgttctcaggcagactaaggaacacttttcagtacgagcctaatcaaactggtctatgcgattgccaatatgtttgtccacttaaactttaacgctcaactttcaatttttcaacttcgtgatatacttaaggtaatattatactattatatccgtgtgtcccattccaaggcatacacccgcgatcaaggtaatcccaacgattcatcgtagcaggtgagtatactgatgtcatcctttaagatatcctgactgtgcagtctgcatataatctgttttatcatgttttaatttcttaacaatgaacacccaaataaatactaatcaaatcctggaaatataaacatcacactctatcatgcaagtatcttccctaccacatatttcacaagtccaatccagatttctgaaatcttaactgggattaggttgagaagagaacagaatagatcttttgcagagatgatataatatacaaatcaaatgagtttttctcaatttgatataggtttattggggtttcttttgggcactagagggcctctttcgggtgtttagatctatagcgcgacaacgtacagctaggtcagcatgtatctggatgcagcagaagctgtcgttgcctagcacctccaggtcagcatgtatctggatgcagcagaggaggtacacgactttttcagagaagatttcagaattagatcaaaattgtgtgtatcgggacaacatacagacattcaaatagaaatgagctaattccaagtgactttctttcctggggtcatgtacaattttagttctaagcagaaggacaaccaagatatccccagatgattcaacaatataaagacccgaaacctcagatgttggctatctatcaacgcaagatttaagaccataaaatcatacgccgttgatatgttacccacatggtacatagttcgttatgtttatatcacttagtatcttttatcatgttgagcgtaAAGCCTATcaacatatcgcagtagatcctagtcttttcagctatggcaccttacatgtgttagtcaaaccctttaacacgaacatttatttcacttcccatatcatgcaatttttctttttgactttttcatttttctaatgtttttgtgtttttctcgtTTTCTCCCCCTGAagcaatacatatatatacagcaaactctttttgtatttttctttttttgagttttctccccctaaactctatatatgtctctctctccccctaaatttgtgcataaatcttggatttttgcgcaaatttaccatttactagagaaaggacactttatatacaaagttataaactaagaaaaagagagaaaaatatttttgtttaaccgttctgtcatcagattgaagactaatcaaatgCAAATCAAAGttctgaatttaaacggtaccttttgctgatcatttcttacttcgtttatctcctccaaaggaaacacatcatctgtaaaaaaaaaaaaaaaattaaactttttgcaacagtgaaatgttacccgttttatctctggaacaaccgctatcaacattccagagattgtcaacagctcccccttggttgttcctgaaaagtaaggagattagtaagacatgggtacccaggccatcgtggtcctgggatttcctgaagcatcaaaataagacacttcctTCAAACACAAGTCCCTTTTTGTTTCAAGAATTGGAGATGTAGCTGCTTTTTGTTTTGCTCTCCAAATTTGTTTAGGCTTTTCTAGTTTCTTAGATGCCTTTGGCAAAACAGTTTGCTTATCAACCTTGTtatttttcgaaatttttgtaagtttcaaagcttgttttctttttgctttagcagcattccaatccccatcagaaggtttaaccttgggattcacattcttcattgccttaggtgaagataccttcatCGGCTTGGAATGGTAGTTAccctttggtgtaaccctctgattttgcatataatagggtacatagggacgatgtgtgcagtttcttgcaatgtgaccagtaatgccgcaattgaagcatgtttgtctcttcACGTAGAAGGCATTCTGATCAGCTCGTGTAGCTCTTGCAGGCCCTGAAGGATGAACCGGTCCTTTCTGTGCTTGTTTTTGTTGCACATTTCCAGCAGACGAAGATGAATTTGGATGTCTATACTTATCGTTTGCCGGGGCCTTCTGTGGTTGAGATTTCCTTTGATTCTTTTTGCTTTGATTAGACTGCAGGTCTTGTTCAGAAATCTCACCAGTCTTTCCGAAAGCTTTGTtagcacagtcaaatgcatattttTCACATTTGCCATTACTGACTGGCTTAACAAAGGAATTTTTCACATCACGGGCCTTTTGATGACTATTGCTGCCCGTTGAGGACTGTGGAGAGCCTGATCGTCTTTGATGTTTAGGCTTCTTATTTCCGCGTCCTTTACCTACTTGTTTTGGCTCTTGTTTCTTGATTTGAACCTTTTCACCACTAACTGAAGGTTCAGATTGTTCAGCTTGCGCATTTGGAGCCTTTTTCACGACTGTCTTCTCTTCATTCTTCATGTCATCAGCTTTGACAGAGTCGGAGAGTTCTGGTTTGTCGGAAGAAATACCAGAAACTTTAGCAGAATCATTTGACGAATTATCAGCACATGAACCATTTGTGTTCAAGAATGGTTCACTGGCAGCTTTGTTTTTGAGAGAAGTCTCCTGATCCGTTTGAGAGTGTGTTTCAGTGGTCCCACATGATACATTATTAGGGACATTTACAGAAACGGTTTCAGAAGAATAATCAGAACATTGTTGATCTTCACTCTCACTTTCATTTGTTTGTTCAGCTTCAGTTGCTGTTGAACAAGAAACATCATAATTATTATCAACTGAAAAAGAACCAAATAACGACGTAAAAAAGTTTGATCCAAAAACAGATTCAGAAGCTGTTTCATTTATTGAGTTTTTAGAAAAATCTGAATTTGAATCTGGTTCATTCCCAAATATATCTCCCCACATCACTTCCGGTACTTCAGGTACTTTATCTGCACATGATGAAGAAACgttaggatcaaaagtacccttGGACTCAAAACAGACTGGTTGAACCACCTGTTTTTCAGCAGGCCTGACATCAACTGATGACTTATTGTTTTTGGGACCATATGTCATTTTGCTTTCATTCAttatctcctcctcagtcatggGCAAGTAAGTATAATTGTCATTATACGGAGGAGGAGCCTGATTATAACCCAATCCCAACCCTTTCCTTTTATGATATGCTTGTTGTTGATCACACAgatttttgactaatttactAGAGGAATCAAATTTCTTAATATTCAACTGATTTATTTGATATTTATCCCTGACATCCTCCAGTTCCTTAGTCActtcacataatttttctttaACCATAATAAGTTGGGCTGTGGCTACACTAACATCATCCTTAAGTTGAacgatgtccttacgctgagcttcaattttatctttataaagcttttcattctttgataaagtaaaatttttattttttatgtcgtTGTAGTCTTGAACCAACTCAGCGTTGTGTAATCGATATGCCtcatttctttttctacactcaggagtgcaaaatACAGAAAGTATCTCTTCACGATCACGAGTAACTTCTTGAGCCATGGGTTTGTTAAACATAGATACTGAATTTTGTGGTGAGTCAGCATTGCCATAGGATTTGATAAGAGAGATCAGCTCATCTGACTTCATTTTGTAACAGTTGCCGTCGGTTGTCACTATTATTTGATTAACATTCATAAACCAACTACAGTTCGCCTGATTTGGAATCCCTTTTATAGCCTCCAGAAGCTTTCTGTTGCTTATGCGAGTAGACACCACCATTTCTGCCTTCTCCATTTCAGAAAGCAGTTCAACAAACCGGCCAATCACTGCATCTATAGATTCACCGTATGAGTAACTGAATCCTTCGAATTTCTGCTGAAGCATCTCTCTTTTTgaagacattttttttttttttaagaaaactatttattattattattattattagaaatCAATGATTAtgtaataattataataattaaagAAAACCTAATATGACAAATACAAACAAACGTATGTTGTCTTCTTCGTCAAAAAAACGGAACGACCAAAACCCTAAACTTTTAACGCCGCCGCCACATCGATATCAGTGATGAACGGCGATGATGAAGTCCAATGACGATGATGGTGGAGGAGACGACAACCGAACAAGGGTGCAGGTTGGACGTTGATCGGAACGGAGATGTGTGGTGGTCGATGACGGAGTTGCAGGTTTTAATGATGCTGGAGGTGCTGGAGGTTGATGGTGGTGTTCCGGTGGGTGAAGTACGATGACGACGATGACAGAGAGTTACGAGTTGCCGGAGATGAACGATTTCGAAATCGACCTCGAAATCTCGAACTTGAACCGGAGATGATGCTGAaaatgacaactcgagaccgggGCTGAAGGTGTATGTGCAGTTGCGAGTCAAGGTTTtcagttgcgagtcggaatgaAGATGAGATTGCGAGTCGGATATGTGGTCGGAAAAgatggaggatgatgatggaggTTGCAGGTGATGTTCGGTGAAGGTGGTGGTGATTATGGATGCTGATTGCACGTGACGATGATCGGAGTGGTCGACGAGAACGAAGGTTGCGACTGAACAGTGATATCTTTACTTGTCGGTTGCGACTCAAGACGGTAAAACAGAGACAAGGTTGCGACTtgaaaccgtagttgcgactcgagacgttGTGAGCAAGAATAGAGGTTGCGAGTccggaggttgcgagtcggaacaaAACCGTGAAGAGCCGAAACCTTGATTGCGACTGTGGAGGAGATTGCGACTGGGAGGATGATTGTCGAAACCGTGGAAGATAATAACTCGCAACCGTGGAAAACAACCTTTTCCAAAATTTCGGGACCAGTTGTAGAGATGTTGACTCAAAAGTTGCAACTGAATTCTAATATTTTGGAAGATATTTTCAAATTTGGAAAATTTTTAAAGATTAACAAAAATTTTCGAGAAATCTGGAGACCAAATCTTTTTGaaaatttatcaaaattttgaacCTTTAACACATTTCCAAACAAATCGAAAAGCAATATATGATGATTTTCAATAAAAATCGATGAATATTATGAAGAACAccgaagaacgcgaagaacaccaACCCAAAAAATACGAAAatcttgaatctttgatatcacaccgagcctagaaacaggttctttggctctgataccacttgtaagtcccgtttaaccggatctttcaatgatatcaaacaacaccaagtttgtgcggaatccaaacttgatgtgatgaacaaatcgaaaaatatgaaaagCAAGAACAAaaaccgaatcacctttaaacacttgcacacgattctattacttgaaaagcaaaaccgtctggtacaagtATTCACCACCAATTGCCTCTCTCTAACTAGAGAAATTGTAACTATGAAtgtccaaccctaaaacaagttagaaacttgtttatatacatacctaagcccaagtccctacatgggctccccttgggcctgcttggcccacatggcctaaagcatggcccaagtgacctataaaggtccacaacctaatacaaactaacccggtacgacccagtttgtaaccatagcccgttgtgctaatttgatgcgtcagtctcacactttagggcctaacagaGTCTGCAAACCAAatttagataagtttgtcattgtttttatagacgacatacttatcTACTCGCGTAGCCAAGTGGAGCATGAAAGCACCTTCGATGTATTTTAGGACTGCTTCGACAGGAGAAgttatatgccaaattctctaagtgtgaattttggcttcgtaaggtccagttccttggacatgttgtcagtgaacaaggtatccaagtagatcctgcCAAAGTAGAGGCTGTGATGAATTGGGAAGCACCTAAGACACCTACAGAAATTCGCAACTTTTtgggcttagctggatactatagaaggttcattgagaacttctcaagaatagcaGCACCATTAACCTCTTTGACCTGTAAGAATgtaaagtttgattggggtccaaaGCAGTAGGAATCTTTTGAGATCCTAAAGCAAAGATTGAGCAACGCTCCGGTATTGACTCTACCGGAAGGAGTTGAAGATTTTGTCGTCTACTgcgatgcttcacacaccggcatgggATGTGTACTTATGCAGCGGGGTAATGTaattgcctatgcatcacgacagctaaaggtgcacgaaaagatttacaccacccatgatttggaattgggtgccgttgtattcgcactaaaattATGGggacactatttgtatggaacaaaatgtgtaatctattcagatcacaaaagtctccaacacttgttcaaccagaaagagctcaatatgagacaacgctgttggatggaaactttaaatgattatgattgcgagattcgctaccat encodes:
- the LOC110924994 gene encoding proline-rich protein HaeIII subfamily 1-like, producing MPPRVRGRGKGPMRGGLSSAGPSHRRTPSASFSTSDSHDMWGQPYEPARHSVSLSSSPSFHPSFGSFAPDEPEHSHHSQQSHHSHESYPPHNSLQSHSFLHSESPYSPRQFNPADYVNDFLGYNPLGPEDHFSQEMEMDDDPDPEMQTGTPGHPISISSGSPFQGSPYRGPDSFQERMGTYDWYFTPSSHSSPAQPPLEDPQLQAVSPPPLPVEEPLQQPPQPPPEPPRRRRNARMSVRGGPRFSSPRGSSSYPPIPEDPQLGGPSNAAPKANPPQASYAPHQPPVGFDNPIPTYPGSSGYNPYGDPSGYPSGYRTHDPYLTAAQYHHLYPSSYPHMLPAEYPIQGYQYPPYQPPPPQQLQPQQQTKEILERLDKVEHKTKKNKERHNSFMKGLANLI